One window from the genome of Candidatus Synechococcus calcipolaris G9 encodes:
- a CDS encoding NUDIX hydrolase, protein MTSIHSPSYPTVVNPGSPIADRPTVLAEFVVGVDNVIFSVDTLENRLLVLLVNRRQDPFAGYWSLPGTLVRQGESLEAAAYRTLSEKIRVKNLYLEQLYTFGGPDRDPRESSTAYGTRYLSVSYFALVRYEDAELICPPESGTTPQRIRWFSMEQIPDLAFDHRRIVQYGQRRLCSKLEYSPVAFEVLPDTFTLNDLYQLYSTVLGENFSDYSNFRARLLKLGILQDTGEKITRGAGRPASLYRFDPDAFAPLKDKPLLFV, encoded by the coding sequence ATGACCAGTATCCATTCCCCCTCCTATCCTACCGTGGTGAATCCTGGCTCCCCCATTGCCGATCGACCAACGGTTTTGGCCGAGTTTGTGGTGGGGGTTGATAATGTCATTTTTTCAGTGGATACCCTGGAAAATCGCCTGCTGGTCTTACTCGTGAACCGTAGACAAGACCCCTTTGCTGGCTACTGGAGTTTACCGGGAACTCTGGTGCGCCAGGGGGAGTCCCTAGAGGCAGCGGCCTATCGGACATTGTCCGAAAAAATTCGGGTTAAAAACCTCTACCTGGAGCAACTCTATACCTTTGGTGGCCCGGATCGGGATCCCCGCGAATCTAGCACTGCCTACGGTACTCGGTATTTGTCCGTCAGTTACTTTGCCCTTGTGCGCTATGAAGATGCGGAACTGATTTGCCCGCCTGAATCTGGAACCACCCCCCAGCGAATTCGTTGGTTTTCGATGGAGCAAATTCCCGATTTGGCCTTTGATCATCGGCGAATTGTTCAGTACGGCCAACGGCGATTATGCAGTAAATTAGAATACAGTCCGGTGGCCTTTGAGGTTCTGCCCGACACCTTTACTCTCAACGATTTATATCAACTCTATAGTACGGTTTTAGGGGAGAATTTTTCCGACTATTCTAATTTTCGGGCACGACTCCTAAAACTAGGAATTTTACAAGATACCGGCGAGAAAATCACCCGCGGGGCAGGCCGTCCCGCTAGTTTGTACCGCTTTGACCCGGATGCGTTTGCTCCCCTGAAAGATAAACCCCTCCTTTTTGTTTAA
- a CDS encoding alpha/beta hydrolase, whose amino-acid sequence MQLSPLEDLKNDVIPYAYYRHDEGDRSGFFHTYDGLQLDPAIDQPRKVHIFLPRDYETSDRPYPVIYMNDGQTAFWPEGLSAYSWDVRQTLADLYQLARISPVIIVAVHPLNRAHEYLHVKEYSTPLRKEGGGLPIYSDYMVRLKKFVDDHYRTLRDRRWTTVVGSSHGGLAAFYTGATHGHYFGNLAALSPSFWVGGVFNLRDTPLMSAVHHYLLPTNQDRPRIWIDWGLKRFGGFHNSLIEQQAAKWGKEMVRLLEMDYMYRKNKDLFVYKDKIGGHDERSWAYRFRLVLQTFYGLT is encoded by the coding sequence ATGCAACTAAGCCCACTCGAAGATCTCAAAAATGATGTGATTCCCTACGCCTATTACCGTCACGATGAGGGGGATAGAAGTGGGTTTTTCCATACCTATGATGGTTTGCAGCTAGACCCGGCAATCGATCAACCCCGCAAAGTCCATATCTTTTTGCCCCGGGACTACGAAACTAGCGATCGCCCCTATCCGGTGATCTATATGAATGATGGTCAAACGGCATTTTGGCCCGAGGGTCTCAGTGCCTACTCCTGGGATGTCCGCCAAACCCTAGCAGACCTCTATCAACTGGCCAGGATATCGCCGGTGATTATTGTGGCAGTCCATCCCCTCAATCGCGCCCACGAATACCTGCACGTCAAGGAATATTCAACACCGCTACGGAAAGAAGGGGGGGGATTACCCATCTACAGTGATTACATGGTCAGGTTAAAGAAATTTGTGGATGATCATTACCGTACCCTCAGGGATCGGCGTTGGACAACGGTTGTTGGTTCCTCCCATGGCGGTTTAGCGGCCTTTTACACTGGGGCTACCCATGGCCACTATTTTGGAAATTTAGCAGCCCTCTCCCCCTCATTTTGGGTGGGAGGCGTGTTTAATCTACGGGATACTCCCTTAATGAGTGCCGTGCATCACTATCTTTTACCCACGAATCAAGATCGTCCCCGTATTTGGATTGATTGGGGATTAAAGCGTTTCGGCGGTTTTCATAACTCCTTAATTGAACAGCAGGCGGCGAAATGGGGGAAGGAAATGGTGCGACTCCTGGAAATGGATTATATGTATCGCAAAAACAAAGATCTATTTGTCTACAAAGATAAAATTGGCGGCCACGATGAACGATCCTGGGCCTATCGTTTTCGCCTAGTGCTGCAAACCTTTTATGGCCTCACCTAA
- a CDS encoding NAD+ synthase: MNIAIAQINPIIGDLVGNSQKILEVAQGVVEPNRSPAVDLLITSELALCGYPPKDLLMDPHFIEAMDRQLEELTLNLPPSLTLLLGTVRKNKLAQDTGGKTLLNGAVLIQDQAIIQTFAKRLLPTYDVFDEDRYFEPGHTANHFELDLQGKSIKIGVTICEDLWNDEQFWGQRRYQINPVAELVQEQVDLIVNLSASPYSLGKPKLRQQLLAHTVQRYGCPIIYVNQVGGNDDLIFDGHSLAVNRPGEIVAQAAGFQEDILVVPWQQGDLQPSRKTPLAQSEQEEMWRALVLGVQDYAQKCGFRQAVIGLSGGIDSALVAAIATAALGPENVLGILMPSPHSSDHSITDALALAKNLGIQTHTLAIADLMKGYDRTLETLFLGTTPGVAEENIQARIRGTLLMAIANKFGHLLISTGNKSELAVGYCTLYGDMSGGLAAIADVPKTKVYALCHWLNAQAKHNPLNLAAFNLSQGPANIIPEHILTKPPSAELKPGQTDQDSLPDYDSLDDILEQMIDHHQADAAIVSRGHDPALVERIRSLVHRAEFKRQQAAPGLKITERAFGSGWRMPIAAKIRIQHQN; this comes from the coding sequence ATGAACATTGCGATCGCCCAGATTAATCCGATCATTGGTGATTTGGTTGGTAACAGCCAGAAAATTCTAGAGGTCGCTCAGGGAGTTGTAGAGCCGAATCGCTCCCCCGCCGTGGATCTACTGATCACCTCTGAGCTTGCCCTCTGTGGCTATCCCCCCAAGGATTTACTCATGGATCCCCATTTTATTGAGGCCATGGATCGGCAACTGGAAGAGCTAACCCTAAATCTACCGCCATCCCTCACCCTGTTGCTGGGAACTGTTCGTAAAAATAAACTTGCCCAGGACACTGGCGGAAAAACCCTCCTAAATGGGGCCGTGTTAATTCAGGATCAAGCCATTATTCAAACCTTTGCCAAACGATTACTGCCCACCTACGATGTCTTTGATGAAGATCGTTATTTTGAACCGGGGCATACCGCTAATCATTTTGAATTAGACCTCCAGGGTAAATCGATCAAAATCGGTGTCACCATCTGTGAAGATCTTTGGAATGATGAGCAGTTTTGGGGACAGCGACGCTATCAGATCAATCCGGTGGCTGAGTTGGTGCAGGAACAGGTGGATTTGATTGTCAACCTTTCGGCCTCTCCCTATAGTCTGGGCAAACCCAAGCTCCGGCAACAGCTTTTAGCCCATACGGTACAGCGATATGGCTGCCCGATCATCTATGTCAATCAGGTGGGGGGAAATGACGATCTCATTTTTGATGGCCATAGTTTAGCGGTGAATCGCCCTGGGGAAATCGTTGCCCAAGCTGCGGGTTTCCAGGAGGATATTCTAGTCGTGCCTTGGCAGCAGGGGGACTTGCAACCAAGCCGTAAGACCCCCCTGGCCCAGAGTGAACAGGAAGAAATGTGGCGGGCGTTGGTATTGGGGGTGCAGGACTACGCCCAAAAATGTGGTTTTCGGCAGGCGGTGATCGGTCTCAGTGGTGGTATTGATTCAGCCCTTGTGGCCGCGATCGCCACGGCGGCCCTGGGGCCCGAAAATGTCCTCGGTATTCTGATGCCCTCCCCCCATAGCTCCGATCACTCCATTACCGATGCCCTGGCCCTGGCCAAAAATCTGGGGATACAAACCCATACCCTGGCCATTGCGGATTTAATGAAGGGCTACGATCGCACCCTGGAGACCCTCTTTTTGGGAACCACCCCAGGGGTAGCCGAAGAAAATATCCAGGCCCGGATTCGCGGTACCCTCCTGATGGCGATCGCCAATAAATTTGGCCATTTGTTAATCTCTACGGGTAATAAATCCGAATTAGCCGTGGGCTACTGCACCCTCTACGGGGATATGAGTGGCGGGTTGGCAGCGATCGCCGATGTTCCCAAAACCAAAGTGTATGCCCTCTGCCACTGGTTAAATGCCCAAGCAAAGCATAATCCCTTAAATTTAGCTGCCTTTAATTTAAGCCAAGGGCCCGCGAATATTATTCCAGAACACATCTTGACCAAACCCCCCAGTGCGGAACTCAAGCCTGGCCAAACCGATCAAGACTCCCTGCCGGACTACGATAGTTTGGATGATATTCTCGAGCAAATGATTGATCACCACCAGGCCGATGCCGCCATTGTCAGCCGAGGCCATGACCCCGCCCTCGTGGAACGGATTCGCTCCCTGGTACACCGGGCGGAATTTAAGCGTCAGCAAGCGGCCCCAGGCTTAAAAATTACGGAGCGGGCCTTTGGTTCGGGGTGGCGAATGCCCATTGCTGCCAAAATCAGGATTCAACATCAAAATTAA
- a CDS encoding aminopeptidase P N-terminal domain-containing protein, translating to MEIDYHQRRKQLLEKIGSGVAVFASAPMAVMHNDVEYNFRQDSDFYYLTGFNEPRGVAIFAPNHPEHQFILFVQPKDLAKEIWTGARVGVAAAQEQYGADQAYAIGDLDEHLASYLKTGDKIYYHFGRDRRLNEQILGHYQRLLTTYAKRGTGPLGIADPGPLLAPMRQIKTEAELDLIRRAIAISAEAHNLAREMAQPGCYEYEIQAEMEHLFRLRGGDGPAYPSIVASGPNACVLHYTENSRQMEAGDLLLIDAGCAYRYYNADITRTFGVGRPLSEEQRVLYELVLAAQKAAIDQVQPGNTYDQIHDAAVQVIVEGLVDLGLLAGDIDTLINEGKDEQKQKYRTFFMHGTGHWLGLDVHDVGIYKHNKDTWISLQPGHLLTVEPGIYIHPEAEPAEGQPAIGDRWRGIGIRIEDDVLVTAAGPSVLTSDVPKELMS from the coding sequence ATCGAAATCGACTATCATCAACGACGCAAACAGTTACTTGAAAAAATTGGTTCTGGGGTTGCCGTCTTTGCCAGTGCCCCCATGGCGGTCATGCACAATGATGTAGAGTATAACTTCCGTCAAGATAGTGATTTTTATTATTTAACGGGCTTTAATGAACCCAGGGGCGTGGCAATTTTCGCCCCGAACCATCCCGAACATCAGTTTATTTTATTTGTCCAGCCCAAGGATCTTGCAAAGGAAATTTGGACTGGGGCGAGGGTGGGGGTAGCCGCCGCCCAAGAGCAGTACGGCGCGGATCAGGCCTATGCCATTGGTGACTTAGACGAGCATTTAGCCAGCTACCTAAAAACGGGGGATAAAATTTACTATCATTTTGGCCGCGATCGCCGCCTCAATGAACAGATTCTTGGCCATTACCAGCGATTATTAACCACCTATGCCAAGCGGGGAACGGGGCCCCTAGGGATTGCGGATCCGGGCCCCCTCTTGGCCCCCATGCGCCAGATTAAAACCGAAGCGGAGTTAGACCTGATCCGCCGGGCGATCGCCATTAGTGCCGAAGCCCATAACCTGGCTCGGGAAATGGCCCAACCGGGGTGTTACGAGTACGAAATTCAGGCCGAGATGGAGCATTTATTTCGCCTGCGCGGTGGCGATGGCCCGGCCTACCCCTCAATTGTTGCCTCCGGCCCCAATGCCTGTGTGCTGCACTATACCGAGAATTCTCGCCAAATGGAGGCTGGGGATCTATTGCTCATTGATGCCGGCTGTGCCTACCGCTACTACAACGCCGATATTACCCGCACCTTTGGGGTGGGGCGGCCCCTAAGTGAGGAGCAGCGCGTCCTTTACGAATTAGTATTGGCGGCCCAAAAGGCGGCCATTGACCAGGTTCAGCCCGGAAATACCTACGACCAAATCCATGACGCTGCGGTGCAGGTAATTGTGGAGGGACTGGTAGACCTTGGTTTACTGGCGGGAGATATTGACACCTTGATCAATGAAGGGAAGGACGAACAAAAACAAAAATATCGTACCTTCTTCATGCATGGCACGGGTCACTGGTTAGGCCTAGATGTCCATGACGTGGGCATCTATAAACACAATAAAGACACCTGGATCAGCCTACAACCGGGCCATTTACTCACCGTTGAACCGGGAATTTATATCCATCCTGAAGCTGAACCTGCGGAGGGCCAACCCGCCATTGGCGATCGCTGGCGGGGGATTGGCATTCGCATTGAAGATGATGTGTTAGTTACGGCAGCAGGCCCTAGCGTCTTAACTAGCGATGTGCCCAAAGAACTCATGTCCTAG
- a CDS encoding GGDEF domain-containing response regulator, whose translation MDEERKPLHNKPVVICVDDEPAVLESLRIELRRALGDECIIETAEGAEDALSLMAELKQEDCEIALVLSDYIMPDLKGDELLGRVHEMSPGTLKIMLTGQANLEAVSNALKLSKLYRYISKPWNPEDLKLTVLDAVHSYLQDRKIDEQNYRLRQLNEELAKANEELERVVAQQSEIIAARTAELERANRELMRLSITDQLTELANRRHFDFFFHQEWLSAIRDRYPLALVLADVDFFKLYNDEYGHKAGDDCLKQVAETLRQSIRRPRDMAARYGGEEFVLVLPNTDASGAQLIAESLRQAIYQRCIVHGRSPIHSCLTMSFGVAAMYPESQDSPLLLFNAADQALYEAKRRGRNQVVVHPIVKVPTVPS comes from the coding sequence TTGGACGAAGAGCGAAAACCCCTTCACAATAAGCCTGTTGTGATCTGTGTTGATGACGAGCCAGCGGTTTTAGAAAGTTTGCGGATTGAACTGCGGCGGGCCCTAGGCGATGAATGTATTATTGAAACCGCTGAAGGGGCCGAAGATGCCCTTTCCCTCATGGCGGAACTCAAGCAAGAAGACTGTGAAATTGCCCTAGTGCTGTCCGACTATATTATGCCGGATCTAAAGGGAGATGAACTCCTCGGCCGCGTCCATGAGATGTCGCCGGGAACCCTCAAAATCATGCTCACGGGCCAGGCTAACCTAGAAGCCGTCAGTAATGCCCTGAAGCTATCTAAACTCTATCGCTATATTTCTAAACCCTGGAACCCTGAGGATTTAAAACTTACGGTTCTAGATGCGGTGCATAGCTACTTACAGGATCGCAAGATTGATGAACAAAATTATCGCCTGCGGCAACTTAACGAAGAACTGGCTAAGGCCAATGAAGAACTCGAGCGGGTGGTGGCCCAGCAGTCGGAAATTATTGCCGCCCGCACCGCTGAATTAGAACGGGCTAACCGAGAACTGATGCGGCTGTCGATTACGGATCAATTAACGGAGTTGGCCAATCGGCGGCATTTTGATTTCTTTTTCCATCAGGAATGGCTCAGTGCAATCCGCGATCGCTACCCCCTAGCCCTAGTCTTGGCGGATGTAGACTTTTTTAAGCTTTATAACGATGAGTATGGTCATAAGGCCGGAGATGATTGCTTAAAACAGGTCGCGGAAACCCTGCGTCAATCCATTCGCCGCCCCCGGGATATGGCCGCCCGCTATGGGGGAGAAGAATTTGTATTAGTGCTACCCAATACCGATGCCAGTGGGGCCCAGTTAATTGCCGAGAGTTTGCGTCAAGCTATCTATCAACGCTGTATTGTCCATGGGCGATCTCCCATCCATTCTTGCCTCACCATGAGCTTTGGCGTTGCTGCCATGTACCCCGAAAGCCAGGATTCCCCCCTGTTATTATTCAATGCAGCGGATCAAGCCCTCTATGAAGCGAAGCGGCGGGGCCGCAATCAAGTGGTGGTACACCCTATTGTCAAAGTCCCCACGGTTCCGTCCTAG
- the menD gene encoding 2-succinyl-5-enolpyruvyl-6-hydroxy-3-cyclohexene-1-carboxylic-acid synthase has product MALAGPVPSNLNSLWSSILFETLFRLGLRQVVVCPGSRSGPLAVAVAEHPHLEAIPILDERSAAFFALGLARQSHTPVALICTSGTAAANFYPAVIEASVSHVPLLILTGDRPPELRFCHAGQAIDQTQLYGGYSRCFRELALPELNQCGYLRQTIQQLWHRCLSPDPGPVQINIPLRDPLAPLPDPEFQATFQEWVAAKSWGETFYQHLAPHPRVSPSSFLFPWRDWQAHGRGVIIAGPAQPPVPLDYCRAIAQLSAALGWPVLADVLSPCRHHQDVIPTVISGYDLLLRDSSWADRLAPTAVIQLGELPTSKPLRAWLSEFQPQRWIIDPYGDNYDPLHGPSIPLQTGVEALLRLDSVTLEDQPAGWSDYLEDWLRGDRQVQEQLDHLFAETDWLWEPKIAWTLAKMLPPQTPLFIASSMPVRDAETVWPANDHHIQPWFNRGANGIDGTLSTALGIAHRHTAAVLLTGDLACLHDTNGFLIAPQFQGSLTIVLVNNHGGGIFGMLPIAQFDPPFETYFATPQSVSFATLAAAYGIHYQSLHTWPDLEKALEIHELNRPGIRLLELTCDRQRDAHNRKTRLYPLLSNSFHS; this is encoded by the coding sequence ATGGCTCTAGCTGGCCCCGTCCCTAGTAATCTAAATAGTCTCTGGTCTTCGATTCTCTTTGAAACCCTATTTCGCCTAGGTCTCAGGCAGGTGGTTGTTTGTCCCGGTTCCCGATCCGGGCCCTTGGCCGTGGCGGTCGCCGAGCATCCACACCTAGAAGCGATTCCTATTCTTGACGAGCGATCTGCGGCATTTTTTGCCCTAGGCTTGGCCCGTCAGTCCCATACACCCGTGGCCCTGATCTGCACATCGGGAACCGCCGCCGCTAATTTCTATCCAGCGGTCATTGAAGCCAGTGTGAGCCATGTTCCCCTGTTGATTTTGACTGGCGATCGCCCTCCAGAATTGCGCTTTTGTCATGCTGGCCAAGCCATTGATCAGACCCAATTGTATGGGGGGTATAGCCGGTGTTTTCGGGAATTGGCTCTACCGGAGTTAAATCAGTGTGGGTATCTGCGGCAAACCATCCAACAGCTTTGGCATCGGTGTCTATCCCCGGATCCCGGTCCCGTACAGATTAATATTCCCCTGCGGGATCCCCTGGCTCCCCTGCCGGATCCTGAATTTCAGGCAACGTTCCAGGAATGGGTCGCCGCCAAGTCTTGGGGGGAAACCTTCTATCAGCATCTCGCTCCCCACCCTAGGGTCAGCCCCAGTTCATTTCTCTTTCCCTGGCGAGATTGGCAGGCCCATGGTCGAGGGGTGATTATTGCCGGCCCGGCCCAACCTCCGGTTCCCTTAGACTATTGCCGGGCGATCGCCCAATTAAGTGCAGCTTTGGGCTGGCCCGTATTGGCGGATGTTCTATCCCCCTGTCGTCACCACCAAGATGTCATTCCCACGGTCATCAGCGGTTACGATCTTCTCCTACGAGATAGTTCCTGGGCAGATAGGTTGGCCCCTACCGCCGTGATTCAATTGGGAGAACTCCCCACCAGTAAACCCCTACGGGCTTGGTTATCAGAGTTTCAACCCCAACGTTGGATCATTGACCCCTATGGCGATAATTATGACCCCCTCCATGGCCCCAGTATTCCCCTGCAAACTGGGGTTGAGGCCCTATTGCGATTAGACTCGGTGACTTTGGAGGATCAACCAGCAGGCTGGTCAGATTACCTAGAGGATTGGCTACGGGGCGATCGCCAGGTTCAGGAACAGCTAGATCACCTCTTTGCGGAAACAGATTGGCTTTGGGAACCCAAAATAGCCTGGACTCTGGCAAAAATGTTACCCCCCCAAACCCCCCTCTTTATTGCCAGTAGTATGCCGGTGCGGGATGCAGAAACGGTCTGGCCCGCCAATGATCACCATATTCAGCCCTGGTTTAATCGCGGAGCCAATGGGATTGATGGTACCCTCTCCACCGCCCTAGGGATTGCCCACCGCCACACTGCCGCCGTTCTGCTGACCGGGGATCTGGCCTGCCTGCACGATACCAATGGGTTTTTAATTGCACCCCAATTCCAGGGATCCCTAACGATTGTATTAGTGAATAATCACGGGGGTGGGATTTTTGGCATGTTACCCATTGCCCAGTTTGATCCACCCTTTGAAACCTACTTTGCCACCCCCCAATCCGTTTCCTTTGCCACATTAGCCGCCGCCTATGGCATCCATTATCAATCCCTTCACACTTGGCCAGATTTGGAAAAAGCCCTAGAAATCCATGAACTCAACCGCCCAGGTATTCGTCTATTAGAACTCACCTGCGATCGCCAACGGGATGCCCACAATCGGAAAACCCGGTTGTATCCTTTACTTAGCAACTCCTTCCATTCGTAA
- a CDS encoding M23 family metallopeptidase, whose product MTFMFTYQPSNSSRWMPLGMVITVPMVMATLPVAALEVVVRPDRASLGDTLSIEVQTTETEPPQVEVAGKIVPVFPLGNNRWRSLVPTTPLQTPGRRSLIVRSGADTRNMLVWVGNRQFSVQRIWLPPGKDSSGTDFEFDRVDEFKALVTPEKLWQGPFRRPHAGPVTTPYGVRRYYNGVFAENYFHRGIDYAGGTGSPVLAAARGRVALVGRESQGFLIHGNTVGIDHGQGVITIYLHLHNIRVQEGDMVTAGQVIGTVGNTGASTGPHLHWGLYVNGESVDPRSWLGQGWE is encoded by the coding sequence ATGACGTTTATGTTTACCTACCAACCCTCAAATAGCTCACGATGGATGCCCCTTGGGATGGTGATCACCGTGCCGATGGTGATGGCTACCCTACCCGTTGCCGCCCTAGAGGTTGTGGTTCGCCCCGATCGCGCCTCCCTGGGGGATACCCTATCCATTGAAGTGCAAACCACGGAAACAGAGCCGCCCCAAGTGGAAGTAGCCGGTAAAATTGTGCCGGTCTTTCCCCTAGGAAACAATCGCTGGCGATCGCTGGTTCCCACCACCCCCCTGCAAACCCCCGGCCGCCGTTCCCTCATTGTTCGTTCCGGTGCAGATACCCGCAATATGCTGGTTTGGGTAGGAAATCGTCAGTTTTCAGTACAGCGCATTTGGCTTCCCCCCGGCAAAGATTCCAGCGGTACAGATTTTGAATTTGATCGGGTGGATGAATTTAAGGCCCTCGTCACCCCCGAAAAACTGTGGCAAGGCCCCTTTCGTCGCCCCCATGCTGGCCCCGTCACCACTCCCTACGGTGTGCGTCGCTACTACAATGGTGTCTTTGCGGAAAATTACTTCCATCGCGGTATTGACTATGCGGGTGGCACTGGCTCCCCTGTCCTAGCCGCCGCCCGCGGTCGCGTTGCCCTTGTGGGTCGAGAATCCCAAGGTTTTTTAATCCATGGCAATACGGTGGGAATTGATCACGGCCAGGGGGTAATTACTATTTATCTACACTTGCACAATATTCGCGTCCAGGAAGGCGATATGGTCACAGCCGGGCAGGTGATTGGTACCGTTGGCAATACAGGCGCGTCCACAGGGCCCCATCTCCACTGGGGATTGTACGTCAACGGCGAATCTGTGGATCCCCGCTCCTGGTTAGGCCAGGGATGGGAATAA
- a CDS encoding PH domain-containing protein, whose product MDEILYEDTYISCDRQGLTIRWYYFPFGDKSVPYSSIQSYEKLELGFEGKWRLWGMGLIPHWFHLDPNRPKKEEGIFIDDGHPIKMIITPDDIEAVLALLETYGPKPSGPDSSSESPL is encoded by the coding sequence ATGGATGAGATTCTTTACGAAGACACGTATATTAGTTGCGATCGCCAGGGTCTGACCATTCGCTGGTATTACTTTCCCTTTGGCGATAAGTCAGTGCCCTACTCATCTATTCAAAGCTATGAAAAACTAGAGCTAGGTTTTGAAGGGAAATGGCGACTGTGGGGAATGGGTCTGATCCCCCACTGGTTTCACTTGGATCCGAATCGCCCCAAGAAGGAAGAAGGGATTTTCATTGATGACGGCCATCCTATCAAAATGATCATTACCCCCGATGACATTGAAGCAGTGCTGGCTCTACTGGAGACCTATGGGCCAAAACCCTCTGGGCCAGATAGCTCGTCGGAATCACCCCTGTAG
- a CDS encoding AbrB family transcriptional regulator, with protein MARKRHEVLTGRALVEKVKELDHLTKEEKAKACGYYSMTKGGTERVSMMKFSNALLDALGMNLDGRGSSRNRGGRSASYRITVQANGNLLIGSAYTKQMNLEPGDEFEISLGRKHIHLKQLSNEEEEDVSAA; from the coding sequence ATGGCGCGGAAACGACATGAAGTCTTGACGGGCAGAGCACTTGTGGAGAAGGTTAAAGAACTGGATCACCTAACTAAAGAGGAAAAGGCAAAGGCCTGTGGTTACTACAGCATGACTAAAGGTGGTACTGAACGAGTCAGTATGATGAAATTTTCCAATGCCCTTCTGGATGCCTTGGGAATGAACTTAGATGGTAGAGGTTCCTCTCGCAATCGGGGCGGGCGCAGTGCCAGCTATCGGATTACGGTTCAAGCCAATGGCAATTTACTCATTGGTTCTGCCTATACGAAGCAAATGAATTTGGAGCCTGGGGATGAGTTTGAAATCTCCTTGGGGCGCAAACACATTCATCTGAAGCAGTTATCTAATGAGGAAGAGGAGGATGTGTCCGCCGCTTAG